The following are encoded in a window of Amycolatopsis solani genomic DNA:
- a CDS encoding helix-turn-helix transcriptional regulator yields the protein MSADVADLAVGVEVAVVADRAVRTATRKPALRAITPEMCMVNLDHRLRIVSASMEFFRVFERSSDAVTGTGLCDLLHPSVRSKVENQLRLLARGERSRFVERILVMRENGTTLSGEFIGSTVHGVGDRLDSLTVVFRPDKNERGNQVACSKKKILSEIDARILEGVASGVSTIQLAANLYMSRGGVEYHVTTLLRKMKVKNRPALISKAYSMGIFGVGSWPPRALPDFVR from the coding sequence ATGAGTGCGGACGTTGCGGATCTGGCTGTGGGTGTCGAGGTGGCCGTGGTCGCGGACCGGGCTGTCCGGACCGCCACCCGCAAGCCCGCCCTGCGGGCGATCACCCCCGAGATGTGCATGGTGAACCTCGACCACCGCTTGCGGATCGTGTCGGCCAGCATGGAGTTCTTCCGCGTCTTCGAGCGCAGCTCGGACGCGGTCACCGGTACCGGTCTCTGCGACCTGCTGCACCCCAGCGTGCGGAGCAAGGTCGAGAACCAGCTGCGCCTGCTGGCGCGCGGCGAGCGCAGCCGGTTCGTCGAGCGGATCCTGGTGATGCGCGAGAACGGCACGACGCTGTCGGGCGAGTTCATCGGCTCCACGGTGCACGGCGTCGGCGACCGGCTCGACAGCCTGACCGTCGTGTTCCGGCCGGACAAGAACGAGCGCGGCAACCAGGTGGCCTGCAGCAAGAAGAAGATCCTGTCCGAGATCGACGCCCGCATCCTCGAAGGGGTGGCGTCCGGGGTCTCCACGATCCAGCTCGCGGCCAACCTCTACATGAGCCGCGGCGGCGTGGAGTACCACGTGACGACGCTGCTGCGGAAGATGAAGGTGAAGAACCGGCCGGCGCTGATCTCGAAGGCCTACTCCATGGGCATCTTCGGGGTCGGGTCGTGGCCTCCGCGTGCGCTCCCGGACTTCGTGCGGTGA
- a CDS encoding HPr family phosphocarrier protein — protein MSSRKVVIGSPVGLHARPAKLLVELAGRLPVPVKIGRDENQLVDAASILALMALGVRGGEEVLVTAEGEGAEDAVTQVVELLARDLDSAEQAPA, from the coding sequence ATGTCCAGTAGGAAAGTGGTGATCGGCTCGCCCGTCGGGCTGCACGCACGACCGGCGAAGCTGCTCGTCGAGCTGGCGGGCCGGCTGCCGGTCCCGGTGAAGATCGGCCGCGACGAGAACCAGCTGGTCGACGCGGCCAGCATCCTCGCGCTGATGGCCCTCGGCGTCCGCGGTGGCGAAGAGGTGCTGGTGACCGCGGAAGGCGAAGGCGCCGAGGACGCGGTGACGCAGGTCGTCGAGCTCCTGGCCCGCGACCTCGATTCGGCGGAGCAGGCACCCGCCTGA
- the mtlA gene encoding PTS mannitol transporter subunit IICB: protein MTTTAEREEEATPSRAERARVSIQRFGGYLAGMVMPNIGAFIAWGLITALFIPSGWTPNAHIAELVDPMINFLLPVLIGYTGGRMVHGQRGAVVGAVATVGIAVGASIPMFLGAMIVGPLGGFLIKLWDEKVGSKTAPGFKMLVDNFSAGIIGGTMAVLGMLGIGPVVQGITKALGNGVQGLIDAHLLPLVSIIVEPAKVLFLNNAINHGVLSPLGVADALKDGKAIEFLIEPNPGPGLGILLALTFFGARSARATAPGAIVIQFLGGIHEIYFPYILATPRLILAAIAGGAAGVATFSIFNAGLTATPSPGSIIAVLAVTPKGGYLGVIAGVVIAAAVSFIVAAVLLKFGRDARKEERAAAIAAGGSVA, encoded by the coding sequence ATGACTACCACTGCGGAGCGCGAAGAGGAAGCCACTCCGTCGAGGGCGGAACGCGCGCGGGTCAGCATCCAGCGGTTCGGCGGGTACCTCGCCGGCATGGTCATGCCGAACATCGGCGCGTTCATCGCCTGGGGTCTGATCACCGCGCTGTTCATCCCGAGCGGCTGGACGCCCAACGCGCACATCGCCGAGCTCGTCGACCCGATGATCAACTTCCTGCTGCCGGTCCTGATCGGCTACACCGGTGGCCGGATGGTCCACGGCCAGCGCGGTGCGGTCGTCGGTGCGGTGGCGACGGTCGGCATCGCGGTCGGCGCGTCGATCCCCATGTTCCTCGGCGCGATGATCGTGGGCCCGCTGGGCGGCTTCCTGATCAAGCTGTGGGACGAGAAGGTCGGCAGCAAGACCGCGCCGGGCTTCAAGATGCTGGTCGACAACTTCAGCGCCGGCATCATCGGCGGCACGATGGCGGTGCTGGGCATGCTGGGCATCGGCCCGGTCGTGCAGGGCATCACCAAGGCGCTCGGCAACGGCGTGCAGGGCCTGATCGACGCGCACCTGCTGCCGCTGGTCTCGATCATCGTCGAGCCGGCCAAGGTCCTCTTCCTCAACAACGCGATCAACCACGGCGTGCTGAGCCCGCTGGGGGTGGCGGACGCGCTGAAGGACGGCAAGGCGATCGAGTTCCTGATCGAGCCGAACCCCGGCCCCGGTCTCGGTATCCTGCTGGCGCTGACCTTCTTCGGCGCCCGCAGCGCGCGGGCCACCGCGCCCGGCGCGATCGTCATCCAGTTCCTGGGCGGCATCCACGAGATCTACTTCCCGTACATCCTGGCGACCCCGCGGCTGATCCTGGCCGCGATCGCCGGTGGCGCGGCGGGTGTCGCGACGTTCAGCATCTTCAACGCCGGCCTGACCGCCACGCCGTCGCCGGGCAGCATCATCGCGGTCCTCGCGGTGACGCCGAAGGGCGGCTACCTGGGCGTGATCGCCGGTGTCGTGATCGCGGCGGCCGTGTCGTTCATCGTCGCGGCGGTGCTGTTGAAGTTCGGGCGCGACGCCCGCAAGGAAGAACGTGCCGCGGCGATCGCCGCCGGTGGCTCGGTGGCGTGA
- a CDS encoding PTS lactose transporter subunit IIB: MSSIEGKEVKKVIIACDAGMGSSVMVASQLAKRLKPYSVKVEHTPVNEIPADAQVVLCQSTLVNRARKAGTGAVILGFQSFLGDPVFDRVEQAIRDGGSLAD, from the coding sequence ATGAGCAGCATCGAAGGCAAGGAAGTCAAGAAGGTCATCATCGCCTGCGACGCCGGCATGGGCAGCAGCGTGATGGTCGCCTCCCAGCTGGCCAAGCGGCTGAAGCCGTACTCGGTCAAGGTCGAGCACACGCCGGTCAACGAAATCCCGGCGGACGCACAGGTCGTGCTCTGCCAGTCCACTTTGGTCAACCGGGCCCGCAAGGCCGGCACCGGCGCGGTCATCCTGGGCTTCCAGAGCTTCCTCGGCGACCCGGTCTTCGACCGCGTCGAGCAGGCGATCCGGGACGGCGGTTCCCTTGCCGACTGA
- a CDS encoding GDP-mannose 4,6-dehydratase codes for MTKRALITGITGQDGSYLAEYLLGLGYQVWGLVRGQANPRKLRISRLATELNFVNGDLLDQASLVAAVDLVQPDEVYNLGAISFVPMSWQQAELTSDVNGMGALRVLEAIRMVCGLDKSRPTTGGGIRFYQASSSEMFGKAAETPQNERTILHPRSPYGVAKAYGHYITRNYRESYGMYGVSGILFNHESPRRGMEFVTRKISCAVARIKLGVQDELRLGNLDAVRDWGFAGDYVRAMHLMLQQDEAVDYVIGTGRMHTVREAAEIAFASVGLDWRDHVVIDPSLVRPAEVEVLCADATRARTELGWKPVVTFEELMRMMVESDLSQTSRELDLGESLTAAVW; via the coding sequence ATGACGAAACGAGCATTGATCACGGGCATCACGGGGCAGGACGGCTCCTACCTCGCCGAGTACCTGCTGGGCCTGGGGTACCAGGTGTGGGGGCTGGTGCGCGGCCAGGCCAACCCGCGCAAGCTGCGCATCAGCAGGCTGGCCACGGAACTGAACTTCGTCAACGGCGACCTGCTGGACCAGGCGAGCCTGGTCGCGGCGGTGGACCTGGTGCAGCCGGACGAGGTCTACAACCTGGGCGCGATCTCCTTCGTCCCGATGTCCTGGCAGCAGGCCGAGCTCACCTCCGACGTCAACGGCATGGGCGCGCTGCGGGTGCTCGAAGCGATCCGGATGGTCTGCGGGCTGGACAAGTCCCGGCCCACCACCGGCGGCGGGATCCGCTTCTACCAGGCTTCCTCGTCGGAGATGTTCGGCAAGGCCGCGGAGACCCCGCAGAACGAGCGGACGATCCTGCACCCGCGCAGCCCCTACGGCGTCGCCAAGGCCTACGGCCACTACATCACCCGCAACTACCGCGAGTCGTACGGGATGTACGGCGTCTCGGGCATCCTGTTCAACCACGAGTCGCCGCGGCGCGGGATGGAGTTCGTCACCCGCAAGATCTCCTGCGCGGTCGCGCGGATCAAGCTCGGCGTGCAGGACGAGCTGCGTCTCGGCAACCTCGACGCGGTCCGCGACTGGGGCTTCGCCGGCGACTACGTGCGCGCCATGCACCTGATGCTGCAGCAGGACGAAGCCGTCGACTACGTCATCGGCACCGGCCGGATGCACACCGTCCGCGAAGCGGCCGAGATCGCGTTCGCCTCGGTCGGGCTCGACTGGCGCGACCACGTCGTCATCGACCCGAGCCTGGTGCGCCCGGCCGAGGTCGAGGTGCTCTGCGCCGACGCGACGCGCGCCCGCACCGAACTCGGCTGGAAGCCGGTCGTGACGTTCGAAGAACTGATGCGGATGATGGTCGAGTCCGACCTGAGCCAGACCAGCCGCGAGCTGGACCTCGGCGAGTCGCTGACCGCCGCCGTCTGGTAG
- a CDS encoding PTS sugar transporter subunit IIA, whose protein sequence is MPTDAAILGPESVLIGCTAPDQADAITQVGNKLLELGAVEPGYLDAMHVREKSVSTYLGEGVAIPHGTDESRKFVKRTALAILQFPAGVDWDGNDVRLCVGIAAKGSEQVGILSSLARILMDSEQVKQLREAPDAETILRLLNEVDEEFSR, encoded by the coding sequence TTGCCGACTGACGCTGCCATCCTCGGACCGGAGTCCGTGCTCATCGGCTGCACCGCCCCCGACCAGGCGGACGCGATCACCCAGGTCGGGAACAAGCTCCTCGAACTGGGGGCGGTGGAGCCGGGGTACCTCGACGCCATGCACGTGCGCGAGAAGTCCGTGTCGACCTACCTCGGCGAGGGCGTCGCGATCCCGCACGGCACCGACGAGTCCCGCAAGTTCGTCAAGCGCACCGCGCTGGCGATCCTCCAGTTCCCCGCCGGGGTCGACTGGGACGGCAACGACGTCCGGCTCTGCGTCGGCATCGCGGCCAAGGGTTCGGAGCAGGTCGGGATCCTGTCCTCGCTGGCCCGGATCCTGATGGATTCCGAACAGGTCAAGCAGCTGCGCGAGGCACCGGACGCCGAAACGATCCTGCGACTGTTGAACGAAGTGGACGAGGAGTTTTCCCGATGA
- a CDS encoding DegT/DnrJ/EryC1/StrS family aminotransferase, whose product MAFAYPVSQPYLTGRESEYVTEAVGTGWISAQGPFVSRFEAAFADWNGVAHGVACSSGTAALTLALRALGIGPGDEVLVPEFTFVASAWAVTYTGATPVFVDCRDDLTIDPVLAEAAITPRTKAVMPVHVHGRRCDMDAVMELAFEYNLRVVEDTAEAHGVRPVGDIACFSLYANKIVTAGEGGICLTADPRLAAQMAHLRGFATGKAHDFVHKNLAYNFRMTNLQAAVALAQVERLDEILELRSQIEKRYDERLDIPGITRMPGRDVLWMYDLLAEDRDELKAHLAAAGIETRVFFPPMSRQPMYLAPSWRELNAAKFAAAGLCLPTHTGLSEADQDVIASRVRDFYGVR is encoded by the coding sequence ATGGCCTTTGCCTACCCCGTCTCCCAGCCGTACCTGACCGGCCGGGAGAGCGAGTACGTCACCGAAGCGGTCGGCACGGGCTGGATCTCCGCGCAGGGACCGTTCGTCAGCCGGTTCGAGGCGGCGTTCGCGGACTGGAACGGCGTCGCGCACGGCGTCGCGTGCTCCTCGGGCACGGCGGCGCTGACGCTGGCGCTGCGGGCGCTGGGCATCGGCCCGGGCGACGAGGTGCTGGTGCCCGAGTTCACCTTCGTGGCGTCGGCGTGGGCGGTCACCTACACCGGCGCGACCCCGGTGTTCGTGGACTGCCGCGACGACCTCACGATCGACCCGGTCCTCGCGGAGGCGGCGATCACGCCGCGCACCAAGGCCGTCATGCCGGTCCACGTGCACGGCCGCCGCTGCGACATGGACGCCGTCATGGAGCTGGCGTTCGAGTACAACCTCCGGGTCGTCGAGGACACCGCGGAGGCGCACGGCGTCCGCCCGGTCGGTGACATCGCGTGCTTTTCGCTGTACGCCAACAAGATCGTGACGGCGGGCGAGGGCGGGATCTGCCTGACCGCCGACCCGCGCCTGGCCGCCCAGATGGCGCACCTGCGCGGCTTCGCGACCGGCAAGGCCCACGACTTCGTGCACAAGAACCTGGCCTACAACTTCCGGATGACCAACCTGCAGGCGGCCGTGGCGCTGGCCCAGGTCGAGCGGCTGGACGAGATCCTGGAGCTGCGGTCGCAGATCGAGAAGCGCTACGACGAGCGCCTGGACATCCCCGGGATCACGCGCATGCCGGGCCGGGACGTGCTGTGGATGTACGACCTGCTGGCCGAGGACCGCGACGAGCTGAAGGCCCACCTGGCCGCGGCGGGCATCGAGACGCGGGTGTTCTTCCCGCCGATGAGCCGCCAGCCGATGTACCTCGCCCCGTCGTGGCGCGAGCTGAACGCGGCGAAGTTCGCGGCCGCCGGCCTCTGCCTGCCGACCCACACGGGACTGTCCGAAGCGGACCAGGACGTCATAGCATCCCGCGTCCGCGACTTCTACGGCGTGCGCTGA
- the ptsP gene encoding phosphoenolpyruvate--protein phosphotransferase yields MVDELRGNPASPGAAAGPVVRLTPPPVLPEHWDTPAAPEAELAAATEALDAAVADLEKRAASVSGESKSIMDTQIMMAQDPSLRTGISDAVAGGRPAAWAIRDAFGKHVAALEAIGGYLGERAADLIDIRDRAIAAALGLAQPGIPAVDGAFVLVGQDIAPADTVLLDPAKVLGIVTEKGGPTSHTAIVARALGIPAVVGCAGAAGLADGQRIAVDGTRGTVAVDPDDDYVHRIEAEAASLKEKLAAHSGPGATADGHPVKLLLNVGSAGGAATDAAADAEGVGLFRTEFLFLDRTEAPTVEEQRAAYGEVLRGFSGRQVVIRTLDAGADKYIPFANTEDEPNPALGVRGYRVGVRNPGLLTAQLEAISLAAGDHDADVRVMAPMIATPAEAAAFRELAREHGIGKVGVMIEVPAAAIRARDILAEVDFVSIGTNDLSQYTYAADRMLGELGELLDPWQPALLALVANVAAAAKEAGKPAGICGEAASDPGLAPVFAGLGITSLSMSVSAVPAVRAALKDHTVEQCEILAAEVLRAPDVPSARKAVEEFSARSVDQRSRDGES; encoded by the coding sequence GTGGTTGACGAACTGCGCGGCAACCCGGCGAGCCCGGGCGCGGCCGCCGGCCCGGTGGTGCGGCTGACGCCGCCCCCGGTGCTGCCGGAGCACTGGGACACCCCGGCGGCTCCCGAAGCGGAGCTGGCGGCGGCGACCGAAGCGCTCGACGCGGCGGTGGCGGATCTGGAGAAGCGCGCGGCTTCGGTGTCGGGCGAGTCGAAGTCCATCATGGACACCCAGATCATGATGGCGCAGGACCCGTCACTGCGCACCGGCATCTCGGACGCGGTGGCCGGCGGCCGTCCGGCCGCCTGGGCGATCCGGGACGCGTTCGGCAAGCACGTGGCCGCGCTCGAGGCCATCGGCGGCTACCTCGGCGAGCGGGCGGCGGACCTGATCGACATCCGCGACCGGGCGATCGCCGCCGCGCTGGGCCTGGCCCAGCCGGGCATCCCGGCGGTCGACGGCGCGTTCGTCCTGGTGGGACAGGACATCGCGCCGGCCGACACGGTCCTGCTCGACCCGGCGAAGGTGCTCGGCATCGTCACCGAGAAGGGCGGCCCGACCAGCCACACGGCGATCGTCGCCCGAGCGCTCGGAATCCCCGCGGTGGTCGGCTGCGCCGGCGCCGCGGGCCTGGCGGACGGGCAGCGGATCGCCGTCGACGGCACGCGCGGCACGGTCGCCGTCGACCCGGACGACGACTACGTCCACCGGATCGAAGCGGAAGCGGCTTCGCTGAAGGAAAAGCTCGCGGCGCACAGTGGGCCCGGCGCCACCGCCGACGGCCACCCGGTCAAGCTGCTGCTCAACGTCGGCAGCGCCGGCGGGGCGGCGACGGACGCCGCGGCCGACGCCGAAGGGGTCGGGCTGTTCCGCACCGAGTTCCTGTTCCTGGACCGCACGGAAGCCCCGACGGTCGAGGAGCAGCGGGCGGCGTACGGCGAAGTGCTGCGCGGGTTTTCCGGCCGCCAGGTCGTGATCCGCACGCTCGACGCCGGCGCCGACAAGTACATCCCCTTCGCCAACACCGAAGACGAGCCGAACCCGGCACTCGGGGTGCGCGGGTACCGCGTCGGCGTCCGCAACCCGGGCCTGCTCACCGCGCAGCTGGAGGCGATCAGCCTGGCGGCGGGCGACCACGACGCGGACGTGCGGGTGATGGCGCCGATGATCGCCACCCCGGCGGAGGCGGCGGCGTTCCGGGAACTGGCGCGGGAACACGGGATCGGCAAGGTCGGCGTGATGATCGAGGTGCCGGCCGCGGCCATCCGCGCGCGGGACATCCTGGCGGAGGTCGACTTCGTCAGCATCGGCACCAACGACCTCTCGCAGTACACCTACGCCGCCGACCGCATGCTCGGCGAGCTGGGGGAGCTGCTGGACCCGTGGCAGCCGGCGCTGCTGGCGCTGGTGGCCAACGTCGCCGCGGCGGCGAAGGAAGCGGGAAAGCCCGCCGGCATCTGCGGCGAAGCGGCGAGCGACCCCGGACTGGCGCCGGTGTTCGCGGGGCTGGGCATCACCAGCCTGTCGATGTCGGTGTCCGCGGTCCCGGCGGTGCGGGCCGCGTTGAAGGACCACACGGTGGAGCAGTGCGAAATCCTGGCCGCGGAAGTGCTGAGGGCACCGGACGTGCCGTCGGCGCGGAAGGCCGTCGAAGAGTTCTCGGCCCGGTCGGTCGACCAGCGTTCACGAGATGGGGAATCCTGA
- a CDS encoding zinc-dependent dehydrogenase, which translates to MKVARFYAPGDLRVEDADEPNPGPDEIKIRVHNTSTCGTDLKIFRHGHHHIDPPRVIGHEIAGEVVETGANTAGWSAGDRVQVIAAIPCGECKQCRKGLQQVCPNQLSMGYHFDGGFAEYMIVPKQVLKVDGVNRIPDGVSYAEASVAEPLACVLNGQNFAQVGEGDVVVVVGAGPIGCLHVRLARAKGAAAVYLVELNRNRLDLAADLVKPDAAICGSEVDVVEKVLELTGGDGADVVITAAAAGKAQEDALKMTARRGRISFFGGLPKDNPIIACDSNLVHYRELTIYGANGSSPDHNRQALELISSGKVPVDDLITHHLPLSDVLKAIDIVSSGEAIKVTIEPGTVSA; encoded by the coding sequence ATGAAGGTGGCACGTTTCTACGCGCCCGGTGACCTGCGGGTCGAAGACGCGGACGAGCCGAACCCCGGCCCGGACGAGATCAAGATCCGCGTGCACAACACGTCGACGTGCGGCACCGACCTGAAGATCTTCCGGCACGGGCACCACCACATCGACCCGCCGCGCGTGATCGGCCACGAGATCGCCGGCGAGGTCGTGGAAACCGGCGCGAACACGGCGGGCTGGTCGGCCGGCGACCGCGTGCAGGTCATCGCGGCCATCCCGTGCGGCGAGTGCAAGCAGTGCCGCAAGGGGCTGCAGCAGGTCTGCCCGAACCAGCTGTCGATGGGTTACCACTTCGACGGCGGGTTCGCCGAGTACATGATCGTGCCGAAGCAGGTACTCAAGGTCGACGGCGTCAACCGGATCCCGGACGGCGTCAGCTACGCCGAGGCCTCGGTCGCCGAGCCGCTCGCCTGTGTCCTGAATGGACAGAACTTCGCGCAGGTCGGCGAGGGCGACGTCGTCGTGGTCGTCGGCGCCGGCCCGATCGGCTGCCTGCACGTGCGGCTGGCCCGTGCCAAGGGCGCGGCCGCGGTCTACCTGGTCGAGCTCAACCGCAACCGCCTCGACCTCGCGGCCGACCTCGTCAAGCCGGACGCCGCGATCTGCGGCAGCGAGGTCGACGTGGTCGAGAAGGTCCTCGAGCTCACCGGTGGCGACGGCGCCGACGTGGTCATCACGGCCGCGGCGGCGGGCAAGGCCCAGGAGGACGCGCTGAAGATGACCGCGCGCCGCGGCCGGATCAGCTTCTTCGGCGGCCTGCCGAAGGACAACCCGATCATCGCGTGCGACTCGAACCTGGTGCACTACCGGGAGCTGACCATCTACGGCGCCAACGGGTCCAGCCCGGACCACAACCGCCAGGCCCTCGAGCTGATCTCGTCGGGCAAGGTCCCGGTCGACGACCTGATCACCCACCACCTGCCGCTGTCGGACGTGCTGAAGGCGATCGACATCGTCAGCAGCGGCGAGGCGATCAAGGTGACGATCGAGCCGGGCACCGTTTCCGCGTAA
- the pfkB gene encoding 1-phosphofructokinase, with translation MFVTLTANPSVDRTIEVDRLIRGELHRATGARVQPGGKGINVARALVRNGLKARAVVPAGGADGDHLISLLHDYNIDVVRVRTAEPVRSNISVVEPDATVTKVNESGPHLSGAELETLCDTLMSHVADAEWVVAAGSLPPGAGEDFYADLIARLATTGAKVVVDTSGPAFRTSVKAGPALVKPNLDELEEAVGRQLDTVRDVVDAAQELRALGAGTVLASLGSKGAVLVEDAGVWCANASAEPRSSVGAGDAMLAGFLAAGGSGPQALATAVAWGAAAVSLPGSTMPGPEDVGARRVRVDPRPEWDEKVRE, from the coding sequence GTGTTCGTGACCCTGACGGCGAACCCGAGCGTCGACCGGACGATCGAGGTCGACCGGCTCATCCGGGGCGAGCTGCACCGGGCTACGGGTGCGCGTGTCCAGCCGGGAGGCAAGGGCATCAACGTCGCACGCGCTCTGGTGCGCAATGGACTCAAGGCCCGTGCGGTCGTCCCGGCCGGCGGTGCCGACGGCGACCACCTGATCAGCCTGCTGCACGACTACAACATCGACGTGGTCCGCGTGCGGACCGCGGAACCCGTGCGCAGCAACATCAGCGTGGTCGAACCGGACGCGACCGTCACCAAGGTGAACGAGAGCGGACCGCACCTTTCCGGTGCGGAGCTGGAAACCCTGTGCGACACGCTGATGTCCCACGTGGCCGACGCGGAATGGGTGGTGGCGGCGGGAAGCCTGCCGCCCGGTGCCGGAGAAGACTTCTACGCCGACCTGATCGCGCGCCTGGCGACGACCGGGGCCAAGGTCGTCGTGGACACCAGCGGCCCGGCGTTCCGGACGTCGGTCAAGGCCGGGCCCGCCCTGGTCAAGCCGAACCTCGACGAGCTCGAGGAAGCGGTCGGCAGGCAGCTGGACACGGTGCGGGACGTCGTCGACGCCGCACAGGAACTCCGCGCCCTCGGCGCGGGCACGGTTCTCGCCAGTCTCGGCAGCAAGGGCGCCGTGCTGGTGGAAGACGCGGGAGTCTGGTGCGCCAACGCATCGGCCGAACCGCGGAGCTCGGTGGGGGCCGGCGACGCGATGCTCGCCGGTTTCCTGGCGGCAGGGGGGAGTGGCCCGCAGGCGCTGGCCACAGCCGTCGCCTGGGGAGCGGCAGCAGTGTCGCTGCCCGGGAGCACGATGCCGGGCCCCGAAGACGTGGGGGCGCGTCGAGTGCGGGTGGACCCGCGTCCGGAGTGGGACGAGAAGGTGCGCGAGTAG